GGTACGCTGCCTTCAACGCTGACTGCGGAAGGCGCCAGTACATATTCTCCATTGAAGAAATGAGGGTGCGCAACACGGCCAGTGTGCCACAACTGCACAAAAATCTTACCGCCTTTTTCATGAACCGCGTCTGTCACCCTACGCCAGCCTGCAATTTGCTCCTGACTGAATATTCCGGGGGTATTTGGATATCCCTGACCATCTGGGCGAATGATGGTCGCTTCACTAATAATCAAACCAGTATCTGCTCGACGAGCGTAGTAATCCACCATCGCTTGAGTTGGAACTAGGCTGTCATCAGCCATACAACGAGTCAGTGGTGCCATCACAATTCTGTTGTTCAACGTAATGGTGTCGTTCAGCGCTAATGGTTCAAATAGGTTATTCATGACGTTCCCTTTGTGGTTTTTCTTGAATGCCCATTCAAGTTAGTCTAATTTGAACAAGCATTCAACTACTTTTTTGAATGCTTGTTCAAAATAAAGTAGAATCAATCAATATTGATAATTGAGATAAGAGAACCAATGCGCAGCGCTGAATTTGATCGGGAAGAAGTATTACGTTCTGCAATGGATGCTTTTGTAGCTAAAGGGTACGCTAAGACCAGTATGCAAGACCTAAAAAAGGTAACTGGACTGCACCCCGGTTCAATCTATTGTGCCTTTGAAAACAAGCGCGGCTTATTGATTGCGGCGTTGGAACAGTATCGTGATGATAAATCGCAAGAGTTTCAGGCTTTGTTTGACTCTCAACCAACAGTGATGGATGGCTTTGAAAAATATCTAAGTTGGGTTGTCGAAGAGTGTGAAACGGAAGAAATCAAAGACTGTTTGCTGCAGAAATCACTCAGTGAGATGGCACAGCAGGATGATGAGGTGGAACATCTTATCAGCATGATGCTTCAAGATTGGCATCAGTCTATTGAAGAGAAGCTTTCTCTGGCTCAGCGAGAGGGAAATGCGTCTCAAAAAAAATCGCCAGCTCAGTTAGCTCAATTTTTGGTGATGGGCATCTATGGTATGCGGACTTTATCTCACACTCAGCCAAAGCCTGGGGTATTAGGTGAGCTCAAGGATGAACTGCTGGAGCATATCACTGCTTAAGAACAAGGCCCGTTATTGCGGGCCTTTTTCTTAACTGCGAGTTGGAACAAGGCGGTATATATTGCCTTGATCAGTACTAAAGATGAGTTCATCCTTAGGGCTGACGATGACATGGCGAATGCGTTCGTTAAGTTCTGATAATATTCGAGTTTCATCTACCGCTTGATTGTTTTTGTCTATCGTGACCACATTAATATGGGTCAGTTTTAAAGCGGGTGCGAGAAGCTTACCGTTCAGTTCAGGGTAGTTTTTACCTCGATACAAAAGCAAACTTGAGGGAGCGATGGAAGGAACATACACCTTTACTGGTGACTCGATCCCTTCTTTTTCTTTAGATTCTCCGACATTAATCGGCCCCCAGTATTCTTTACCGTGAGAAGTGATTGGCCAGCCATAGTTTGAGCCTGCCTGAATAAAATTGATTTCATCGCCGCCTCTAGGACCATGTTCTATCGACCACAAAGCGCTAGCTGCTGAATCGTAAAACAAGCCTTGTGGATTACGATGACCAAAGCTCCAGATTTCCTTTTGCGCGCCTTTTTGCTCGGCGAAAGGGTTGTCTTCGACTGCTGAACCATCAGGATTCAACCTGAGAATCGACCCCGCATGGGTACTTAAGTCCTGTCCATTATCTCGTTCTCCGCGA
This window of the Vibrio neptunius genome carries:
- a CDS encoding PQQ-dependent sugar dehydrogenase; amino-acid sequence: MTFADDNTLLVTERKGHILSVDIATGKSTQLMEDPAGLYANGQGGLLDIAMSPFEPNKAYVTYSKRTASGSDTTLATFTFSDGKVSDWRNILTTTSNSSTNRHYGSRVTFDDQYLYMSVGDRGERDNGQDLSTHAGSILRLNPDGSAVEDNPFAEQKGAQKEIWSFGHRNPQGLFYDSAASALWSIEHGPRGGDEINFIQAGSNYGWPITSHGKEYWGPINVGESKEKEGIESPVKVYVPSIAPSSLLLYRGKNYPELNGKLLAPALKLTHINVVTIDKNNQAVDETRILSELNERIRHVIVSPKDELIFSTDQGNIYRLVPTRS
- a CDS encoding TetR/AcrR family transcriptional regulator, which encodes MRSAEFDREEVLRSAMDAFVAKGYAKTSMQDLKKVTGLHPGSIYCAFENKRGLLIAALEQYRDDKSQEFQALFDSQPTVMDGFEKYLSWVVEECETEEIKDCLLQKSLSEMAQQDDEVEHLISMMLQDWHQSIEEKLSLAQREGNASQKKSPAQLAQFLVMGIYGMRTLSHTQPKPGVLGELKDELLEHITA